The Leucobacter sp. UCMA 4100 genome window below encodes:
- a CDS encoding fibronectin type III domain-containing protein, with translation MSSGTTQLHPPGRLSRFIAAALAGSVLIGGVTLGATPATASVGGDLVTHPVAATLHPLSADGTTSGRLNGLVDLPVLLGDIGDYTLEGLGAPEGDRTGNAVAEKAYEAGPIDGIMTDPKKGKVDSEPGRGIEIGGGSDRVTRTPSGITGETVIEGIVIDLEELNDKVAKVLGRGVVAEVDRVATTATVGTSGESLTTTKVEGLRLLGETIEAPGGVLEQPVSRELTVKSNDVVALLRSLGIKEEDIGSYSGLVDSSSLNGVFTITASTPAEGGLHLDANITLNIKAKLILGLGGADLTADSTVLEAVFAGASLSAPAAMAPSVASLSATEAEAGESISVSGTGFVVGGTSVTVGGSPTAIPEVASDGSQLSFVVPQGLAAGSYPVVVATKGGSAEAGSLTILGDDVVALSLTGIAPEQATHGETVTLTGSGFAPGATSVRIIDAEGVETRVAAADVQVAESGLSATLRLPESLAVGEATLEVSVRGQQASAQFTVLALAAPEIPASGGATVTGLMQRESAVRLTEDNSKAMTWSNPTIANPVGETATSTLYSLEPGALDATGHGSAATSEHGFRGTITQDLAGMTANIEAQNLAIEAPEPWQALFGGDPIVTAEALAATARAEVGGSSEASTTLEGLRVLGNPANLVNGRLETTQEFTRTWNRDELRSSSVLDGVFWTDAREGYDRMQSNSALTVWVRVEPVAQVTGSGKAEASAFRVVADVQMRYEGENGGLLKTRARHGTGDDRSGQRVNFFTGVVGTVQAQSPDAVKPFVQQAAPNTVKAGESVTLTGHGFTAATQVVLGSETLAPSEVSTDGTSLTFTVPEGLASGAHLVSVKNAGGESNTRGLTVAGAPVVTEHPEPATIRGDAEVSFTARATGFPAPAVQWQRLSDGIWRDIEGANSETLVLQATADDSNAEFRAVFTNAAGAAVSNAAALAVEYAPVVTAQPQAGSWLEGATATFTVGYHGAPSPTVEWQQNRGSGWVAIAGETGPTLNLVLAAEDHGSSVRALLTNDVGETATDAAVLSVAYAPRIIEEPANVTVEDGGVATFTARAEANPEADVRWQFRHALGGPWNDIDASQVASAATGELSLTGTLAQNGLLVRAMFSNGVGEGTPTAPATLTVTTPTKPVDPEGPGEGEAGELAAFASPLTVGSTGLKASGSAIGGALSGLINAELSKGVEIGEPGLFQLPEAGTPKRGETIEQEHAAGKPSGKPSGDLGSGSSYGDVVVRNVWNDEGITSTVTVDRFELNHLALDKKGRIGTVLGLDELITAENVSATAVAPDDEAKPTSASVSVGSLSILGKEVGESDGLVDGKLTKPIVREYTLEIDDINEVLDALGVDVGQFLVEPIKGGAVAHIVVTVTQPREAAENTAYATGLRVSATADLEVNLATQGTDQSLVETVHLTTNGAGELFSVEIAGASAARGGTELPKPGDGTEVPVDPVDPVDPGVPNLPIEAYAPSATPDRVIVSPTADATTGRTVTWRTDESVAAGQVEYREGSAAEVIAVPATSRDAIERKGTQSGETLSYKARSHSATVTGLKPGTRYEYRVGDGQDAWSEWLSFETASAKADPFSFIYVGDAQNELRAHWAEGMREAYAKLPDASLVLHAGDQINHADNDVQWGEWFDADPAKTASIDQLLVAGNHEFLEGGLYNAWHEHFTMPGNGPVVDPAADACTLVYQKKIAESLANIVYSIDYQGVRFITLSGTIGTRDLIPASDALAAAGCGTSVDPISIWTGMQAAWLDEQLESNPGNWSVVSIHQPLFSTSVGRDNEHLRAAYLDVIERHNVDLVLQGHDHTYGRGHMQANETAAGSGVHGGPVYAVSVLGPKKYELDTADPNDWTGNGAVRVTAYEGVRTYQGIEINGGRLTYNAYQVGTGEVVDSFEICKQADGTKLVGDAASLPAECVAGPTKPVDPVDPVDPVDPVDPVDPVDPVEPVEPVDPGQPGDPVAPTLTTPDPLTDAQLDVAGAGGLEIVKRDGDTLTLRVDAKYAGDPLAMFVHSTPTFLGWSVPDARGEFTLTLPGSLTSGEHRLVALDAAGSLVGWTPVKVERNADGTVTVLAATGAAGGPALMLAGAGVLLLVLGGSVWVARARREARAAM, from the coding sequence ATGTCGTCTGGAACTACACAACTTCATCCACCGGGAAGGCTGTCGCGCTTCATCGCGGCCGCGCTTGCCGGGTCGGTGCTCATTGGCGGTGTGACGCTCGGCGCGACGCCGGCGACAGCATCGGTCGGCGGCGATCTCGTGACGCATCCGGTGGCGGCGACGCTGCACCCTCTGAGCGCTGACGGCACGACGAGTGGCCGACTGAATGGGCTCGTCGACCTGCCGGTGCTGCTCGGTGACATTGGCGACTACACGCTTGAGGGCCTCGGCGCCCCCGAGGGCGATCGCACGGGTAATGCGGTCGCCGAGAAGGCGTACGAGGCGGGGCCGATTGACGGCATTATGACCGACCCAAAGAAGGGCAAGGTCGATAGTGAGCCTGGCCGTGGCATCGAGATTGGCGGCGGCTCTGATCGAGTGACCCGCACGCCCTCGGGGATCACGGGCGAGACCGTGATCGAGGGCATCGTCATTGATCTTGAAGAGCTCAACGACAAAGTAGCGAAGGTACTGGGGCGCGGCGTTGTGGCCGAGGTCGACCGTGTGGCGACGACCGCGACGGTCGGCACCAGCGGCGAGTCGCTCACCACGACGAAGGTCGAGGGGCTGCGCCTGCTCGGCGAAACGATCGAGGCCCCGGGCGGCGTGCTGGAGCAGCCGGTGAGCCGCGAGCTCACGGTCAAGAGTAACGACGTGGTCGCGCTGTTGCGCAGCCTCGGCATCAAAGAAGAAGACATCGGCTCGTACTCGGGCCTCGTCGATTCGAGCAGTCTGAACGGCGTGTTCACGATCACGGCGAGCACTCCGGCCGAGGGCGGCCTGCACCTCGACGCGAACATCACCCTGAACATTAAAGCGAAGCTCATTCTTGGGCTTGGCGGCGCTGATCTGACGGCAGACTCGACGGTGCTCGAGGCGGTGTTCGCTGGGGCTTCGCTCTCGGCGCCAGCGGCGATGGCGCCGTCGGTCGCCTCGCTCAGCGCAACCGAGGCCGAGGCCGGCGAGAGCATCTCGGTTTCGGGAACCGGTTTTGTCGTGGGTGGCACGAGTGTGACCGTTGGCGGATCGCCGACAGCCATTCCCGAGGTTGCGTCCGACGGCTCGCAGCTTTCATTCGTGGTTCCGCAGGGCCTCGCGGCGGGCAGCTACCCGGTTGTCGTTGCGACAAAGGGCGGATCGGCCGAGGCTGGCTCGCTCACCATTCTTGGTGACGACGTGGTTGCCCTCTCGCTGACGGGCATCGCTCCAGAGCAGGCAACGCACGGCGAGACTGTGACGCTCACGGGGTCTGGCTTCGCACCGGGCGCCACGAGTGTTCGCATCATTGACGCAGAGGGCGTCGAGACGCGGGTCGCTGCGGCCGACGTGCAGGTGGCCGAGAGCGGCCTCAGCGCGACGCTGCGCCTGCCCGAGTCGCTCGCGGTTGGCGAGGCGACGCTCGAGGTAAGCGTGCGTGGGCAGCAGGCAAGCGCGCAGTTCACGGTGCTGGCGCTCGCCGCACCTGAGATTCCCGCATCGGGCGGTGCCACGGTCACGGGCCTCATGCAGCGCGAGAGCGCGGTGCGACTCACTGAAGACAACTCGAAGGCGATGACCTGGAGCAACCCGACGATCGCGAACCCGGTTGGCGAGACCGCGACCTCGACACTGTACAGTCTCGAGCCGGGTGCGCTCGACGCGACCGGGCACGGTTCGGCGGCGACGAGTGAGCATGGTTTCAGGGGCACGATCACCCAGGACCTCGCGGGCATGACCGCGAATATCGAGGCGCAGAACCTTGCGATTGAGGCCCCCGAACCGTGGCAGGCGCTGTTCGGCGGCGACCCGATCGTGACGGCCGAGGCGCTCGCCGCGACCGCGAGGGCAGAGGTCGGCGGATCATCCGAGGCCAGCACCACGCTTGAAGGCCTCAGGGTGCTCGGCAACCCCGCCAACCTCGTGAACGGTCGTCTCGAGACCACGCAAGAGTTCACCCGCACCTGGAACCGCGACGAGCTGAGGTCGAGCAGCGTGCTCGACGGCGTCTTCTGGACCGATGCGCGCGAGGGCTACGACCGGATGCAGTCGAACAGTGCCCTCACGGTATGGGTGCGCGTCGAGCCGGTTGCGCAGGTGACCGGGTCAGGTAAGGCTGAAGCGAGCGCTTTCCGCGTTGTTGCAGACGTACAGATGCGGTACGAGGGCGAGAACGGCGGGCTGCTCAAAACCCGTGCTCGCCACGGCACGGGCGACGACCGCAGCGGTCAGCGCGTGAACTTCTTCACCGGCGTGGTGGGCACCGTCCAGGCGCAGTCGCCAGACGCGGTGAAGCCTTTCGTGCAGCAGGCTGCGCCGAACACGGTCAAGGCGGGCGAGAGCGTGACGCTCACGGGTCACGGTTTCACCGCCGCAACGCAGGTCGTACTCGGAAGCGAGACACTCGCGCCGAGTGAGGTCTCGACCGATGGCACAAGCCTCACGTTTACGGTTCCCGAGGGTCTCGCGAGCGGCGCTCACCTCGTGAGCGTGAAGAACGCTGGCGGCGAGAGCAACACCCGCGGCCTGACGGTAGCGGGCGCCCCCGTGGTGACCGAGCACCCTGAGCCTGCGACGATCCGCGGTGATGCCGAGGTGAGCTTCACGGCGCGCGCGACCGGCTTCCCAGCGCCAGCGGTGCAGTGGCAGCGGCTCAGTGACGGCATCTGGCGCGACATCGAGGGCGCGAACAGCGAGACCCTCGTGCTGCAGGCGACCGCGGACGACTCGAACGCCGAGTTCAGAGCAGTGTTCACGAATGCTGCCGGCGCGGCAGTGAGTAACGCAGCGGCGCTCGCCGTCGAGTACGCGCCCGTCGTGACCGCCCAGCCGCAGGCCGGATCATGGCTCGAGGGAGCGACCGCGACGTTTACGGTTGGCTACCACGGCGCCCCGAGCCCGACGGTCGAGTGGCAGCAGAATCGCGGCTCAGGCTGGGTCGCCATCGCTGGCGAGACCGGCCCGACGCTGAACCTCGTGCTCGCGGCAGAAGATCACGGTTCGAGCGTTCGGGCACTGCTCACGAACGATGTTGGTGAGACGGCGACCGACGCCGCGGTGCTCTCAGTTGCCTATGCCCCGCGCATCATCGAAGAACCCGCGAACGTGACGGTCGAAGATGGCGGCGTTGCGACGTTCACGGCGCGCGCCGAGGCGAACCCCGAGGCTGACGTGCGCTGGCAGTTTCGCCACGCGCTCGGTGGCCCCTGGAACGACATTGATGCCTCGCAGGTGGCCTCTGCCGCGACCGGCGAGTTGAGCCTCACCGGCACGCTCGCCCAGAACGGCCTGCTCGTGCGCGCCATGTTCTCGAACGGCGTCGGCGAGGGCACCCCGACGGCGCCCGCGACCCTCACCGTGACGACCCCGACGAAGCCCGTTGACCCAGAGGGGCCGGGCGAGGGCGAAGCGGGCGAGCTGGCCGCGTTCGCCTCGCCGCTGACGGTGGGCAGCACGGGGCTCAAAGCGAGCGGATCTGCCATCGGTGGCGCCCTGAGCGGGCTCATCAACGCCGAGCTCAGCAAGGGCGTCGAAATTGGCGAGCCCGGTCTCTTCCAACTGCCCGAGGCGGGAACGCCGAAGCGCGGCGAGACGATCGAGCAGGAGCACGCAGCCGGTAAGCCGAGCGGGAAGCCTTCGGGCGACCTCGGCAGCGGCAGCAGCTACGGTGACGTCGTCGTGCGCAACGTGTGGAACGACGAGGGCATTACCTCGACCGTCACGGTTGACCGTTTTGAGCTGAACCACCTTGCGCTCGACAAGAAGGGGCGCATCGGCACGGTGCTGGGACTCGACGAGCTCATCACCGCCGAGAACGTGAGTGCGACCGCAGTCGCGCCAGACGATGAGGCGAAGCCCACGTCGGCGAGCGTGAGCGTTGGGTCGCTCAGCATTCTCGGCAAGGAGGTGGGCGAGAGCGACGGGCTCGTTGACGGCAAGCTCACGAAGCCGATCGTGCGCGAGTACACGCTCGAGATTGACGACATCAACGAGGTGCTCGACGCGCTCGGCGTCGACGTCGGCCAGTTCCTGGTCGAGCCCATCAAGGGCGGCGCGGTCGCGCACATCGTCGTTACGGTGACGCAGCCCCGCGAGGCGGCAGAGAACACGGCGTACGCAACGGGCCTGAGGGTCTCAGCAACCGCCGACCTCGAGGTGAACCTTGCCACGCAGGGCACCGATCAGTCGCTCGTCGAAACCGTGCACCTCACGACGAACGGCGCGGGAGAACTCTTCAGCGTCGAGATCGCGGGTGCGAGCGCAGCGCGTGGCGGGACCGAACTGCCGAAACCAGGCGACGGCACCGAGGTTCCGGTCGACCCGGTTGACCCCGTTGATCCTGGCGTGCCAAACCTGCCCATCGAGGCATACGCGCCGAGCGCGACCCCCGACCGCGTCATCGTGAGCCCCACGGCCGACGCGACCACGGGCCGCACCGTGACCTGGCGCACCGACGAGTCGGTCGCTGCGGGGCAGGTGGAGTACCGGGAGGGATCCGCCGCAGAGGTCATCGCGGTACCCGCGACGAGCCGCGACGCGATCGAGCGCAAGGGAACCCAGTCGGGCGAAACCTTAAGCTACAAGGCACGCAGCCACTCGGCTACCGTGACGGGACTCAAGCCCGGCACCCGCTACGAGTACCGCGTGGGCGACGGGCAAGACGCCTGGAGCGAGTGGTTGAGCTTCGAGACCGCGAGCGCGAAGGCCGACCCCTTCTCATTCATCTACGTGGGCGATGCGCAGAACGAACTTCGGGCGCACTGGGCCGAGGGCATGCGCGAGGCCTACGCCAAGCTGCCCGACGCCTCGCTCGTGCTGCACGCCGGCGATCAGATCAACCACGCCGATAACGACGTACAGTGGGGCGAGTGGTTCGACGCCGACCCGGCGAAAACCGCGAGCATCGACCAGCTGCTCGTCGCGGGCAACCACGAGTTCTTAGAGGGCGGCCTGTACAACGCGTGGCATGAGCACTTCACCATGCCGGGCAACGGGCCGGTCGTCGACCCCGCCGCCGATGCGTGCACGCTCGTGTACCAGAAGAAGATCGCCGAGTCGCTCGCGAACATCGTGTACTCGATCGACTACCAGGGGGTGCGCTTCATCACCCTGAGTGGAACGATCGGCACCCGCGACCTCATCCCGGCATCAGACGCGCTCGCCGCGGCCGGCTGTGGCACCTCGGTCGATCCGATTAGCATCTGGACGGGCATGCAGGCCGCCTGGCTCGACGAGCAGCTCGAGTCGAACCCGGGCAACTGGTCGGTCGTGAGCATTCACCAGCCGCTCTTCTCGACCTCGGTCGGGCGTGACAACGAGCACCTGCGTGCGGCATACCTCGACGTGATCGAGCGTCACAACGTCGACCTCGTGCTGCAGGGCCACGACCACACCTACGGTCGCGGTCACATGCAGGCGAACGAGACTGCCGCGGGGAGCGGCGTGCACGGCGGGCCCGTTTACGCCGTCTCGGTGCTGGGCCCCAAGAAGTACGAGCTCGACACCGCCGACCCCAATGATTGGACCGGCAACGGTGCGGTGCGCGTGACCGCCTACGAGGGCGTGCGCACCTACCAGGGCATCGAGATCAACGGCGGCCGCCTCACCTACAACGCCTACCAGGTGGGCACGGGCGAGGTCGTCGACTCCTTTGAGATCTGCAAGCAGGCCGACGGCACGAAGCTCGTGGGCGATGCGGCGTCGCTCCCGGCCGAGTGCGTGGCCGGGCCGACGAAGCCGGTTGATCCGGTTGATCCTGTCGATCCCGTAGATCCCGTCGACCCTGTGGATCCGGTTGACCCCGTGGAACCGGTCGAGCCGGTCGATCCCGGCCAGCCGGGTGACCCGGTCGCGCCCACTCTCACGACCCCGGATCCGCTCACGG